A section of the Terriglobales bacterium genome encodes:
- a CDS encoding response regulator transcription factor, whose product MHSQNEKKPRIVVADDHPEVTKTLTKILNADFELVGCAKNGLEAIGAIAQFQPDVLVTDIEMPMMDGIHAARHLRRINCAVKIVFISASSDTEIAGLAISSEASGFVLKSRMATDLVHAIREALAGRQFVSETVDAIVPCSQPWRPSEATEAVTR is encoded by the coding sequence ATGCATTCCCAAAACGAGAAGAAGCCGCGGATAGTTGTCGCGGATGATCATCCAGAAGTTACTAAGACCCTTACTAAAATCCTAAACGCCGACTTTGAGCTTGTTGGATGCGCCAAAAACGGGCTCGAAGCCATCGGAGCAATTGCTCAGTTCCAGCCGGACGTCCTGGTTACCGACATCGAGATGCCGATGATGGATGGTATCCATGCAGCGCGTCATTTGCGGCGCATAAATTGTGCGGTAAAGATCGTGTTCATCTCCGCATCGTCCGACACTGAAATCGCAGGACTTGCGATTTCGAGCGAAGCATCGGGATTCGTGCTGAAATCGCGCATGGCTACTGATCTGGTTCACGCAATTCGCGAAGCCCTGGCAGGCCGGCAATTCGTATCGGAGACAGTTGATGCAATCGTGCCTTGTTCGCAGCCTTGGCGACCATCTGAAGCGACCGAAGCCGTCACGCGGTGA
- a CDS encoding DUF1579 family protein, which translates to MVRVLSRAMTKTKWIAVIFLITAAAVAQQTHNQYEPANAPGAGQKLLAQMAGDWDVVKTFFPANGKPIVTKATCKQYMIQDGKFLQSDFTFVNADGTTSTGTGISGFDPKANRFTTVWYDSRQTTMSIRQSDGTFDGKNIVLWATALDTERPGRKTVARAHLEEDGRLLLHRHFLIDDKASERMMIELRMTRK; encoded by the coding sequence ATGGTTCGCGTATTATCTCGTGCCATGACGAAGACGAAATGGATTGCAGTAATCTTCCTTATCACGGCTGCGGCGGTCGCGCAGCAAACCCACAATCAATATGAGCCGGCGAACGCGCCGGGTGCTGGCCAGAAGTTGCTCGCGCAAATGGCCGGGGATTGGGATGTGGTGAAGACGTTCTTCCCGGCAAACGGGAAGCCGATCGTAACGAAAGCAACGTGCAAGCAGTACATGATCCAGGACGGCAAGTTTTTGCAGTCCGATTTTACCTTCGTCAATGCTGACGGGACGACGAGCACGGGCACGGGAATCTCCGGCTTCGATCCGAAAGCCAATCGCTTCACAACCGTGTGGTATGACTCGCGGCAGACGACGATGTCGATCCGCCAGAGCGACGGCACATTCGACGGCAAAAACATCGTGCTGTGGGCCACGGCCCTCGACACCGAGCGTCCTGGACGCAAGACCGTCGCGCGAGCGCACCTGGAGGAAGACGGCCGCCTTCTTCTGCATCGTCATTTCCTGATCGACGACAAAGCAAGCGAGCGGATGATGATCGAGTTGCGGATGACGCGGAAGTAG
- a CDS encoding ADOP family duplicated permease encodes MIENILRFPRDLKFAARSLIRAKALSVAVILTLALGIGANAAMFSLLRGVLLRPLVNRDESRLIYIRQIANGDNTWFSIPEIVDLSSRLKTLNSFGDFSTIGFTLVGLGEPRTVRAGVVGGSYFQTMGLRPVLGRLLDEHDDGPNATGAMVLTYRFWSEALNRDPSVIGKHVRLGSFIDSRSATVVGVLEPCVPYPQDTDIISNIVTSSHHLSATMVTARLHRMTELFARLPAGADLKTARAELESVYQTMKREHPEAYPAHADFHVSAVPLRDELTSGARTILVVLMAASVLLFVIACSNVANLILARSVRREDELRIRAALGASSRDLRRALLAESLLLCVAGAIIGLYIAKPMTAVLARYISRFSIRALDLTIDPSMTWVGAGLAVASAVLLAFVPRLPSSGSTQAFGLAGSGLRLTGTTNRKLKVFALVQIAASFVLVAAAAATVNTLLSLASARSRFDTRQILAINVPVMREGRTTAQVVDYYREAMRQIRELPGVVNIAVGPVPWRDAVGDFALEFSADGRVPAADEKPPRALYEVVSPGFFATLSMPVIEGRDFTDADRNGAVPVALVSESLARQMFPKGDALNHYVAWTDPGLQFAPGGRPKPRRIIGIVPDVNNQNLAPTPQMTVYHSFDQEQTFLPGRLLVQTHSDPYALVQPIRRILRTLSADQPVERANTLEEIRAEVLSPEKLNVMVSGVFAGVALLVALVGVAGVLTFSVSARTREFGIRLALGSNPRHLLLRVMSEGAAMAVGGLAVGLVCGFALARVAAAFVGGLKMPGLLPLVGSAVVLLVAAVTAAAIPAARAARVDVIQALRSE; translated from the coding sequence ATGATCGAGAACATCCTGAGGTTTCCCCGCGACCTGAAATTCGCGGCGCGTTCCCTGATCCGCGCAAAGGCCCTTTCGGTAGCGGTGATTCTGACGCTGGCGCTGGGAATCGGCGCCAATGCCGCCATGTTCAGCCTGCTGCGCGGCGTACTGCTTCGCCCCCTTGTAAATCGTGACGAAAGCAGGCTCATTTACATCCGGCAGATCGCGAATGGCGACAACACCTGGTTCTCGATTCCGGAAATCGTGGATCTGAGCTCGCGTTTGAAAACACTGAATTCTTTCGGCGATTTCTCCACCATCGGATTCACTCTGGTGGGGTTAGGAGAGCCTCGCACAGTTCGCGCCGGCGTCGTCGGCGGATCGTACTTTCAAACGATGGGATTGCGTCCAGTGCTCGGCCGGCTGCTGGATGAGCACGATGACGGCCCCAACGCAACCGGCGCAATGGTTTTGACTTATCGTTTTTGGTCGGAAGCCTTAAACCGCGATCCTTCCGTAATCGGGAAACACGTCCGGCTTGGTTCCTTTATTGATTCGCGCAGCGCCACCGTGGTGGGCGTTTTGGAGCCATGTGTTCCTTATCCGCAGGATACGGACATCATCTCCAACATCGTGACCAGTTCCCATCATCTGTCGGCAACCATGGTTACGGCGCGGTTACACCGGATGACGGAGTTGTTCGCAAGGCTCCCGGCCGGTGCGGATTTGAAAACAGCGCGCGCGGAGCTTGAGTCCGTATATCAGACCATGAAGCGGGAGCATCCTGAGGCGTATCCGGCACATGCTGATTTCCACGTAAGCGCGGTGCCGCTGCGCGACGAGCTTACCTCGGGAGCGCGGACCATACTGGTGGTGCTGATGGCGGCATCTGTGCTGCTTTTTGTCATCGCCTGTTCCAACGTTGCCAACCTGATTCTGGCGCGCAGCGTGCGCCGGGAAGACGAACTCCGGATCCGTGCAGCCCTGGGCGCCAGCAGCAGGGATCTGCGACGTGCTCTGCTGGCCGAGAGCCTGCTTCTGTGCGTTGCGGGAGCAATCATCGGCTTGTACATCGCCAAGCCAATGACAGCCGTTCTCGCCCGCTACATCTCCAGGTTTTCGATTCGCGCGCTTGATCTCACCATCGATCCGAGCATGACCTGGGTGGGGGCCGGACTGGCTGTGGCCTCGGCAGTGCTGCTGGCATTCGTTCCGCGACTGCCGTCCTCGGGGAGCACGCAGGCGTTCGGGCTGGCCGGCAGCGGTTTGCGGCTGACCGGCACAACCAACCGCAAATTGAAGGTTTTTGCCCTGGTTCAGATTGCCGCCTCCTTCGTGTTGGTGGCTGCCGCCGCGGCCACCGTCAATACGCTCCTTTCACTTGCATCGGCTCGGAGTCGTTTCGATACGCGCCAGATTTTGGCGATCAACGTTCCGGTGATGCGCGAGGGGAGGACGACCGCCCAGGTCGTGGATTACTACCGCGAGGCGATGCGTCAAATCCGCGAATTGCCCGGCGTTGTGAACATTGCGGTCGGCCCGGTTCCGTGGCGCGACGCCGTCGGCGACTTCGCGCTTGAATTCTCGGCCGATGGGCGGGTTCCCGCCGCGGACGAGAAACCACCCCGCGCGCTGTATGAGGTCGTCTCACCTGGTTTTTTTGCCACACTCAGCATGCCTGTCATCGAGGGACGTGATTTTACTGACGCTGACCGCAATGGCGCCGTGCCAGTCGCTCTCGTAAGCGAGAGTCTGGCGCGACAGATGTTCCCGAAAGGGGACGCGCTGAATCATTATGTGGCGTGGACCGACCCGGGATTGCAGTTCGCTCCCGGCGGACGGCCTAAGCCGCGCCGCATCATCGGTATCGTGCCGGATGTCAATAACCAGAACCTTGCGCCCACGCCACAGATGACTGTCTATCATTCTTTCGATCAGGAGCAGACCTTCCTCCCGGGGCGGCTTCTGGTGCAGACGCACTCTGATCCTTATGCTCTGGTTCAACCCATCAGGCGTATCTTGCGTACGCTCTCCGCGGACCAACCGGTAGAACGCGCCAACACGCTTGAAGAGATTCGTGCCGAGGTGCTCTCACCGGAAAAACTTAACGTCATGGTGTCCGGCGTTTTCGCCGGTGTGGCCCTGTTGGTTGCACTAGTGGGCGTTGCCGGCGTGCTCACATTCTCAGTCAGCGCGCGAACGCGGGAGTTCGGAATCCGGCTCGCGCTCGGCTCCAATCCGCGGCATCTGCTGCTGCGTGTGATGTCGGAAGGCGCAGCCATGGCAGTCGGCGGCCTTGCCGTGGGACTTGTCTGCGGTTTTGCGTTGGCTCGAGTCGCCGCCGCGTTTGTGGGAGGGCTAAAGATGCCAGGCCTGCTGCCATTAGTCGGTTCGGCTGTCGTGCTGCTAGTTGCTGCGGTCACCGCAGCGGCCATCCCCGCAGCCCGGGCAGCTCGCGTCGACGTGATCCAGGCGCTGCGATCCGAGTAG
- a CDS encoding glycosyltransferase family 4 protein, with amino-acid sequence MHICYVADARSPIAKNWISYFVARNHQVTVLSSYPCAPDEIPGARLIEFPFAFGSLSRMTRSDSNHGTVARFRKKLLSELRSRTLLSAFHSTRTWIAPLDVLRRTPAMSALIDDLKPDIVHAMRLPFEGFIAAAAVKRVPLLLSVWGNDFTLFADHSRKLAALTNSALQRADGLHCDCNRDLNLALARGFRRGKPWRVLPGNGGVQEFFFNSLPDRKLLQEFCIPENVPLIINPRGFRTYVHSESFFKAIRLVLQRIPNVFFAATGMLGNPVAERWVRQLNIAGSVRLLPTMSREELASLFAAARVSVSPSSHDGTPNTLLEALAGGCFPIAGDIESVREWIVDGENGLLCRPEDPSALAACIVRALLDSDLRTQATAANRKLVRQRAEYQRVMESAEYFYDEVLVGAHKTRIFPAISCSDCSNSAPAIRKAL; translated from the coding sequence ATGCATATCTGCTACGTCGCCGACGCACGCAGTCCCATCGCTAAGAATTGGATTTCCTACTTTGTTGCTCGCAATCATCAGGTAACGGTCCTAAGCTCTTATCCGTGTGCGCCCGATGAAATACCCGGGGCTCGCCTCATTGAATTCCCTTTCGCCTTCGGTTCCCTCTCTCGCATGACGCGCAGCGACAGTAACCATGGGACCGTTGCTCGTTTTCGAAAGAAACTGCTGTCAGAGCTTCGAAGTAGAACGCTCCTGAGTGCCTTTCACAGCACTCGAACATGGATAGCTCCCTTGGACGTTTTGCGAAGAACGCCAGCAATGTCTGCATTGATCGACGACTTGAAGCCAGACATTGTGCACGCCATGCGCTTGCCATTCGAAGGATTTATTGCCGCTGCGGCTGTGAAGCGTGTGCCCCTCTTGCTTTCCGTCTGGGGAAATGACTTCACCTTGTTTGCGGACCACAGTCGCAAACTCGCCGCATTGACCAACTCGGCATTGCAACGCGCCGACGGCCTGCATTGCGACTGCAATCGTGACCTGAACCTTGCCCTTGCGCGAGGGTTTCGGCGAGGCAAGCCTTGGCGCGTCCTTCCCGGCAACGGAGGCGTTCAGGAGTTCTTCTTCAATTCCCTGCCTGATCGCAAGTTGTTACAGGAATTTTGCATTCCCGAAAACGTACCACTCATCATCAACCCTCGGGGATTTCGAACGTATGTCCACAGCGAGTCATTCTTCAAAGCGATTCGGCTGGTTTTGCAAAGAATTCCGAACGTGTTTTTTGCCGCTACTGGAATGCTTGGAAATCCCGTTGCTGAGCGCTGGGTTCGCCAATTGAACATCGCAGGCTCGGTTCGTTTACTTCCCACAATGAGCCGTGAGGAACTCGCGTCTTTATTCGCTGCGGCGCGAGTGTCGGTTTCGCCAAGTTCCCATGATGGAACTCCCAACACTCTGTTAGAAGCCTTGGCTGGAGGCTGTTTTCCGATAGCAGGTGATATCGAGTCTGTGCGGGAATGGATTGTTGATGGTGAAAACGGATTGTTGTGCCGGCCCGAAGATCCAAGCGCTCTAGCTGCCTGCATTGTTCGTGCTTTGCTTGACTCTGATCTACGCACTCAGGCGACGGCTGCCAATCGGAAATTAGTCAGACAGCGTGCAGAGTATCAAAGAGTCATGGAAAGTGCGGAATACTTCTACGATGAAGTCCTGGTGGGAGCGCACAAAACAAGAATATTCCCAGCAATATCTTGCAGCGACTGCTCCAACTCGGCACCAGCGATTAGGAAGGCTCTGTGA
- a CDS encoding glycoside hydrolase family 3 C-terminal domain-containing protein, with amino-acid sequence MHNSNPGYYRLFSLIPAIVITAASFVVAQEAERPWMNPTLSPEQRADLVLKQMTLDEKLALLHGNGMAHAAQWQMPLTHLSNGGAGYVEGVKRLGIPPLLISDAAYGVRDSGANGRYSTAMPSNLGAASSWDAQSACEYGEVIGRELRAQGFNMTLGGGVNLAREPRNGRTFEYAGEDPLLAGTLVGNMMKCEQAQHVIGDIKHYAMNDQETGRNFVNAVISKRAMQESDLLAFHIAISIANPGAVMCSYNRIDGDHGCENSYTLRDVLKKDWGFKGFVISDWGGTHSTEKASAAGLDQEQPMADYFGPKLKEAVQSGKVPMSEIDDHARRILYAAFLSGIVDDPPQKGVVDVEKGLEVAQRIEEKSIVLLKNSQSVLPIDVSKVHSIAIIGGHADVGMISGGGSAQVDPPGGNAIMPPGKGATHWQDHIWFPTSPLKALRAKLPNTKIDFDSGTDVSSAASLAKNSDIAIVFAHQWMAEDLDLPSLSLPDNQDALIEQVAAANPRTIVVLETGTAVTMPWIDKVAGIVEAWYAGSAGHKALANVLVGDVNPTGKLAISFPKSEKDLPHPVIPARPPKDQASNYAVPYDEGSKVGYKWYEAEHKQPLFAFGFGLSYTTYAYSDLSVDPNAKSVRFTVKNTGTRAGTEIAEVYARLPKDAGESFKRLVGWKRVTLAPGESQTITVAIDPRVLQTFDEANIRWNFPSGDYEVFVGSSSDSTPLTGTLSSVPK; translated from the coding sequence ATGCACAACAGCAATCCGGGTTACTACCGTCTTTTCTCGCTCATTCCTGCCATAGTCATCACCGCAGCGAGTTTTGTGGTTGCCCAAGAAGCGGAGCGGCCGTGGATGAATCCCACGCTCAGCCCCGAACAACGTGCTGACCTCGTATTAAAGCAGATGACGCTAGATGAGAAACTGGCGCTTTTGCATGGGAATGGAATGGCGCACGCTGCACAATGGCAGATGCCTCTCACGCATCTCAGCAATGGCGGCGCAGGATACGTCGAGGGTGTCAAGCGCCTGGGCATACCGCCGCTTCTCATTTCTGACGCAGCATACGGTGTGAGAGATAGTGGTGCGAACGGAAGATATTCGACGGCGATGCCCTCGAACCTGGGCGCCGCATCGAGCTGGGATGCGCAATCGGCTTGCGAATACGGCGAGGTGATCGGTCGTGAGCTTAGAGCGCAAGGCTTCAACATGACGCTCGGGGGCGGTGTGAACCTCGCACGTGAGCCGAGGAACGGTCGCACTTTCGAATACGCGGGTGAGGATCCACTTCTTGCCGGCACCCTCGTTGGGAACATGATGAAGTGCGAACAGGCGCAACATGTCATCGGCGACATCAAGCACTACGCGATGAACGATCAGGAGACGGGGCGCAACTTTGTCAATGCTGTCATTTCCAAGCGAGCCATGCAGGAGTCGGATCTGCTGGCGTTTCACATTGCCATCTCCATCGCGAATCCTGGCGCGGTGATGTGTTCCTACAACCGCATCGATGGCGACCATGGGTGCGAAAACTCATACACCTTGCGCGATGTGCTCAAGAAGGATTGGGGCTTCAAGGGGTTCGTAATCTCCGACTGGGGAGGAACCCACAGCACGGAGAAAGCCTCTGCCGCAGGTCTTGACCAGGAACAGCCCATGGCTGACTACTTCGGTCCGAAGCTAAAAGAAGCGGTCCAAAGTGGGAAGGTTCCGATGTCGGAAATTGACGACCATGCGCGGCGAATTCTGTATGCGGCATTTCTGTCGGGAATCGTCGATGATCCACCGCAGAAGGGCGTCGTTGATGTCGAAAAAGGATTGGAAGTTGCGCAGCGGATCGAAGAGAAGAGCATCGTTCTCTTGAAGAACAGCCAGTCGGTGCTCCCGATTGACGTCTCCAAAGTCCACAGCATTGCGATCATCGGGGGGCACGCTGATGTCGGCATGATCTCCGGTGGAGGATCGGCGCAGGTGGACCCGCCAGGCGGCAACGCGATCATGCCCCCAGGCAAGGGTGCAACACACTGGCAAGACCACATCTGGTTTCCAACCTCTCCCCTGAAAGCTCTTCGCGCGAAACTGCCGAACACGAAGATCGATTTCGATTCCGGAACAGATGTGAGCTCCGCCGCGAGTCTCGCCAAGAATTCTGATATCGCAATTGTCTTCGCCCACCAGTGGATGGCTGAAGATCTGGACCTGCCCAGCCTGTCACTTCCCGACAATCAGGATGCTTTAATCGAGCAGGTAGCAGCCGCGAATCCTCGCACGATCGTTGTCCTAGAAACCGGCACCGCTGTCACCATGCCCTGGATCGACAAGGTTGCAGGCATAGTCGAAGCCTGGTACGCAGGCAGTGCAGGACATAAAGCGCTTGCGAACGTACTGGTTGGGGACGTCAATCCAACAGGCAAATTAGCCATCTCATTCCCGAAGAGCGAGAAAGATCTTCCACATCCGGTGATCCCGGCACGGCCGCCCAAGGATCAAGCCTCGAACTATGCAGTCCCCTACGATGAAGGCTCGAAGGTTGGATACAAATGGTATGAGGCGGAGCACAAACAGCCACTGTTTGCATTCGGCTTTGGCTTGTCCTACACGACCTATGCATACTCGGATCTGAGCGTTGATCCAAACGCGAAGTCTGTGCGCTTTACTGTCAAGAACACCGGCACACGCGCAGGAACGGAAATCGCCGAAGTGTACGCAAGACTTCCTAAAGACGCAGGCGAATCCTTCAAACGCCTCGTCGGGTGGAAGCGTGTCACGCTAGCCCCCGGCGAATCGCAAACCATCACAGTTGCGATCGATCCGCGAGTCCTGCAGACATTCGACGAAGCGAATATCCGCTGGAACTTCCCATCGGGCGACTACGAAGTTTTTGTGGGTTCATCCTCGGACAGCACTCCCCTCACTGGAACTCTTTCGTCCGTTCCGAAATAG
- a CDS encoding NAD-dependent epimerase/dehydratase family protein → MKYALFGATGTVGKALAAKLAKKGTPFRVVGRFEERLRRDFGVYEPLVEYCAADLSDPAAAARAAAGVETIFYTVGVPYTQFEQHPKLTRIALGAAVTAGVRHFVHVGTVYPYGVPQQEFVNESHPRNPTAFKGRMRKEQEDLVFAADNPKGMRTTILRPPDFYGPDSELSYARAIFDAALKGGTANVIGPIDTPHEFIFIPDLAETLIALSEKEEAYGKAWNVAGPGQITTRQFAELVFAAVDQKPRLRVAGKFMLRVLGLFNPLLREVVEMHYLWTTPVKLDDTRLRQLLPSLHKTPYPEGIRATINAMRTSAARDGNSPP, encoded by the coding sequence ATGAAATACGCACTTTTCGGAGCCACGGGGACGGTGGGGAAAGCCCTGGCGGCCAAGCTGGCAAAGAAGGGCACACCGTTCCGCGTTGTCGGACGTTTCGAGGAACGATTGCGCAGAGACTTCGGTGTCTATGAACCGCTGGTCGAATACTGCGCGGCTGACCTCAGTGATCCAGCCGCTGCCGCACGCGCCGCTGCGGGCGTCGAAACCATTTTCTACACCGTGGGGGTTCCCTACACTCAGTTCGAGCAGCATCCGAAACTGACCCGGATCGCACTGGGTGCCGCGGTGACCGCTGGGGTGCGGCACTTCGTTCACGTAGGCACCGTTTATCCGTATGGAGTGCCTCAGCAGGAGTTTGTCAACGAATCTCATCCGCGCAATCCCACGGCATTCAAAGGCCGCATGCGCAAGGAACAGGAAGATCTCGTCTTCGCCGCCGATAATCCCAAAGGGATGCGAACGACCATCCTGCGCCCGCCGGATTTCTACGGCCCCGACTCGGAATTGAGTTACGCTCGCGCGATCTTTGACGCCGCGCTGAAGGGCGGCACAGCCAACGTCATTGGCCCCATCGACACGCCACACGAGTTCATCTTCATTCCTGACCTGGCCGAAACCCTGATTGCCCTCTCGGAAAAGGAAGAAGCCTATGGCAAGGCGTGGAACGTCGCTGGTCCCGGACAGATCACCACGCGGCAATTCGCCGAGTTGGTATTCGCTGCCGTGGATCAGAAGCCGCGTCTCCGCGTCGCTGGCAAGTTCATGTTGCGCGTCTTGGGACTCTTCAATCCGCTTCTCCGGGAGGTCGTCGAGATGCACTACCTGTGGACCACGCCCGTCAAACTCGACGACACACGTTTGCGCCAACTGCTCCCGAGTTTGCACAAAACTCCTTACCCGGAAGGAATCCGCGCAACCATCAACGCGATGCGGACCAGCGCCGCTCGCGATGGAAATAGTCCGCCCTGA